One segment of Dolichospermum sp. DET69 DNA contains the following:
- a CDS encoding GNAT family N-acetyltransferase, translated as MKKSNITVRKATINDHQGVIKYALKLVHQHHNFNPLRFVEFENHEKQIFDFFAEEIVNPKAVILVVEVENEIVGYSFTRLEESSLVDMAPASVWLHDIYIDESVRGLGAGKLLLNASIYAAKQLGSQILILEVAAQNEFAKKLFEANGFKVASYKMIMNLNEG; from the coding sequence ATGAAAAAGTCAAATATTACAGTTAGAAAAGCCACCATAAATGATCATCAAGGCGTGATTAAATACGCGCTCAAACTTGTTCATCAACACCATAATTTTAATCCTTTAAGGTTTGTTGAATTTGAAAATCATGAAAAACAAATTTTTGATTTTTTTGCCGAAGAGATTGTCAATCCCAAAGCAGTTATCTTAGTTGTAGAAGTAGAAAATGAAATTGTTGGTTACTCATTTACACGATTAGAAGAAAGCAGTTTAGTTGATATGGCACCAGCTTCAGTATGGCTTCATGACATTTATATTGATGAATCGGTGCGGGGATTGGGAGCAGGAAAATTGCTATTAAATGCTTCAATATATGCGGCAAAACAGTTAGGTTCACAAATATTGATCCTTGAAGTTGCAGCTCAAAACGAATTTGCTAAAAAGCTATTTGAAGCCAATGGATTTAAGGTTGCAAGTTACAAGATGATCATGAACTTAAATGAAGGCTGA
- a CDS encoding DUF29 domain-containing protein: protein MTSQLYETDFYAWTLEQAKLLKQGQLNQLDILNLIEEIESLGKREKQELRNRLGILIGHLLKWEYQSDKRSNSWKATIREQRRRIKELLEENPSLKSYLSEAMISAYQDGVDLAVQETNLPDTTFLAENPYNISQILDPDYLGEQE from the coding sequence ATGACATCACAACTGTATGAAACTGATTTTTATGCTTGGACATTGGAACAAGCAAAACTATTAAAGCAAGGACAACTAAATCAACTTGATATTTTAAATTTAATAGAGGAAATTGAATCTTTGGGTAAACGAGAAAAGCAAGAATTAAGAAACCGATTAGGGATTTTAATTGGACATTTACTAAAGTGGGAATATCAAAGCGATAAACGTAGTAATAGTTGGAAAGCTACAATTAGAGAACAACGTCGTCGCATTAAAGAACTTCTAGAAGAAAACCCTAGTCTAAAGTCCTATCTATCGGAAGCAATGATTTCTGCTTACCAAGATGGTGTAGATTTAGCAGTTCAGGAAACTAATTTACCTGATACAACTTTTCTTGCTGAAAATCCCTATAATATTTCTCAAATTCTTGATCCTGATTATTTAGGGGAGCAAGAATAA